A single region of the Raphanus sativus cultivar WK10039 chromosome 1, ASM80110v3, whole genome shotgun sequence genome encodes:
- the LOC108805700 gene encoding protein FLX-like 3, whose translation MSGRDRYHREIQDPYHDRRRFSPERPFLRAPPPPSLLEDLQIQEAEIRRLLGDNHRLADDRVLLERELGSAKEELHRMNLMVSDLRAEQDLQSREFSEKRHKLEADIRAMESYKKEAVQLRGEVQKLSEIKRDLSGDVQILRKDLVKLQSDNKQIPGLRAEVDDLQKELMHARGAIDYEKKEKFELIEQRQIMEKNMVSMAREVEKLRAELATVDSRPWGFGGSYGMNLGSMDGAYRGSYGETDGFLGSSERSQYYSHGSGSQKKPRLDRH comes from the exons ATGTCTGGAAGAGACCGATACCACCGAGAGATTCAAGACCCTTACCATGACCGACGTCGTTTCTCTCCAGAGAGACCATTCCTTCGAGCACCTCCACCTCCATCATTGTTAGAAGATCTTCAGATACAAGAAGCTGAAATCCGGAGGCTTTTGGGTGATAACCACAGACTAGCTGACGACCGTGTGCTCCTGGAGAGAGAGCTCGGTTCTGCCAAGGAAGAGCTTCACCGGATGAACCTGATGGTTTCTGATCTCCGTGCCGAGCAAGATCTGCAGTCGAGGGAGTTCAGTGAGAAGAGGCATAAACTTGAGGCGGATATTCGTGCTATGGAGTCTTACAAGAAGGAGGCTGTACAGCTGCGTGGCGAAGTTCAGAAGCTGAGTGAGATCAAACGTGACCTGAGTGGAGACGTTCAGATACTTAGGAAAGATTTGGTGAAGTTGCAGTCGGATAACAAGCAGATCCCTGGGTTGagagctgaggttgatgaccTGCAGAAGGAGCTTATGCACGCTAG AGGGGCTATTGATTATGAGAAGAAGGAAAAGTTTGAGCTTATTGAACAGCGGCAGATAATGGAAAAGAACATGGTTTCTATGGCCCGTGAAGTTGAAAAGCTACGAGCTGAACTTGCGACTGTTGATAGTAGGCCCTGGGGTTTTG GTGGATCGTATGGGATGAATCTCGGCAGTATGGATGGCGCTTACCGTGGTTCTTATGGAGAAACCGATGGTTTTCTG GGATCTTCGGAAAGGAGTCAATATTACAGCCATGGGTCTGGTTCGCAGAAGAAGCCTCGCTTGGATCGTCACTga
- the LOC108805689 gene encoding phospholipase D alpha 4, translating to MEFGEQKKFFHGTLEITIFDATPFSPTFPFNCICTKPRPAYVTIKLNNKKVAKTSSEHDRVWNQTFQILCAHPVSDTTITITLKTHCSVLGRFRISAEQILTSNTAIVNGSFPLTTNHGSTKPNLKLKCMMWFRPAYLEPGWCKTLEGEPFQGIKNASFPQRSNCRVVLYQDAHHRATFDPRVHDVSCEARNLWEDVYKAIDCARHLVYIAGWAFNPNLVLVRDEETEIPHAVGVTIGELLKRKAHEGVAVRVMLWNDESSLPMIRNKGVMRTNDQTALAYFRDTSVVCRLCPRSHKKLPTAFAHHQKTITVDTRVTNTNTKEREIMSFLGGFDFCDGRYDTEEHSLFRTLGTSDDFYQTSLAGAKLSKGGPREPWHDCHVCVVGAAAWDVLKNFEQRWTKQCNPSVLVNTSGIRNLVNRTGPETTEEDDRNWNVQVLRSIDHVSATEMPRGLQVERSVHDGYVAAIRKAERFIYIENQYFMGSCEHWESKNGSGCTNLIPVEIALKIVAKIRMKERFAVYIVIPMWPEGPPESETVEEMLHWTRETMSMMYKIIGEAIRETGDGTHPRDYLNFFCLANREEKRDGEYEAVSSPHPKTQYWNAQRNRRFMVYVHSKIMIVDDAYVLIGSANINQRSMDGCRDTEIAIGCYQTDTTNTNEIRTYRLSLWYEHTGGQITVNELSFSEPESLECVRGLMTIGEQMWDIYSGDEVVDMNGVHLVAYPISVTKDGAVEEIGNGVFPDTKTLVRGKRSKMLPPVLTT from the exons ATGGAGTTTGGAGAACAGAAGAAGTTCTTCCATGGAACACTCGAGATTACAATCTTCGACGCAACACCTTTCTCTCCCACATTTCCTTTCAAT TGTATATGTACTAAGCCAAGACCAGCTTACGTGACCATTAAGCTAAACAATAAGAAAGTTGCTAAAACAAGCTCAGAACACGACCGTGTCTGGAACCAGACTTTTCAGATCCTCTGCGCACATCCCGTTTCTGACACGACCATCACAATCACGCTCAAGACTCACTGTTCTGTTCTCGGAAGATTCAGGATCTCTGCAGAACAGATCCTTACTTCTAATACAGCTATTGTCAACGGGTCCTTTCCTCTAACTACAAATCACGGATCAACAAAACCTAACTTGAAACTCAAGTGTATGATGTGGTTCAGACCGGCTTATCTAGAACCGGGATGGTGCAAAACCCTTGAAGGAGAGCCTTTTCAAGGTATTAAGAACGCGAGTTTTCCTCAGAGATCGAACTGCAGAGTTGTATTATACCAAGACGCGCACCATAGAGCCACGTTTGATCCTAGGGTTCATGATGTTTCTTGTGAAGCAAGAAATCTATGGGAAGATGTTTACAAAGCGATTGATTGCGCTAGGCACTTGGTTTACATTGCAGGATGGGCATTCAACCCTAATCTCGTTCTCGTACGTGATGAAGAGACAGAGATTCCACACGCAGTGGGAGTAACAATCGGCGAGCTTCTGAAACGGAAAGCACACGAAGGCGTAGCGGTGAGAGTGATGCTGTGGAACGACGAGTCCTCTCTACCGATGATCAGGAACAAAGGTGTAATGCGAACAAATGACCAAACAGCTCTTGCTTACTTCAGAGACACAAGTGTTGTTTGTAGACTGTGTCCAAGATCGCACAAGAAGCTCCCTACGGCTTTCGCACATCACCAAAAGACCATCACAGTGGACACACGTGTAACGAATACGAACACAAAAGAGCGAGAGATCATGAGCTTCCTCGGCGGTTTCGACTTCTGCGATGGTCGATATGACACAGAGGAGCATTCTCTGTTCCGCACACTCGGAACTAGTGATGACTTCTATCAAACAAGCCTTGCTGGAGCTAAGCTAAGTAAAGGCGGACCAAGAGAGCCGTGGCACGACTGTCACGTGTGCGTGGTCGGGGCTGCAGCATGGGATGTTTTGAAGAACTTTGAACAGAGGTGGACGAAACAGTGTAACCCTTCAGTCTTGGTCAACACCTCAGGGATAAGAAACTTAGTAAACAGAACCGGACCAGAGACCACTGAGGAAGATGACAGGAACTGGAACGTTCAAGTCCTGAGATCGATAGATCACGTGTCCGCGACGGAGATGCCAAGAGGCTTACAGGTCGAGAGGAGTGTACACGACGGCTACGTCGCAGCCATTCGAAAAGCAGAGAGGTTTATATACATTGAGAATCAGTACTTCATGGGAAGCTGCGAGCATTGGGAGAGCAAGAACGGAAGCGGATGCACAAACTTGATACCGGTTGAAATAGCGTTGAAGATCGTAGCTAAGATACGCATGAAGGAGAGATTTGCGGTGTATATAGTGATACCAATGTGGCCGGAAGGGCCACCAGAGAGCGAAACGGTGGAAGAGATGCTTCATTGGACGAGAGAGACAATGTCAATGATGTATAAGATCATAGGAGAGGCGATACGGGAGACTGGAGACGGGACGCATCCGAGAGATTACTTAAACTTCTTCTGTCTCGCaaacagagaagagaagagagacggAGAGTATGAAGCAGTTTCGTCACCGCATCCCAAAACACAGTACTGGAACGCACAGAGGAACAGGAGATTCATGGTCTATGTCCACTCCAAGATCATGATAG TGGACGACGCATACGTTTTAATAGGATCAGCCAACATAAACCAGAGATCAATGGACGGTTGTCGTGACACGGAGATTGCAATAGGTTGCTACCAAACAGATACAACCAACACCAATGAGATTCGAACTTACCGGTTGTCGCTCTGGTACGAGCATACAGGTGGCCAGATCACAGTGAATGAGTTATCTTTCTCGGAGCCAGAGAGTCTTGAATGCGTCCGAGGGTTAATGACAATTGGGGAGCAAATGTGGGACATTTACAGCGGAGACGAGGTCGTGGATATGAACGGTGTCCACTTGGTGGCGTACCCTATTAGTGTTACAAAAGATGGTGCGGTTGAGGAAATTGGGAACGGAGTTTTTCCTGATACCAAGACGTTGGTGAGAGGGAAAAGGTCCAAGATGTTGCCTCCGGTTCTAACAACCTGA
- the LOC108805753 gene encoding PRA1 family protein F2, with the protein MTNYGSIPTSSHPSPPIDLEYISRAKHRIKAGLATRRPWKTMFDLQSMNLPHGFFDAISRIKTNLVYFRANYAVVVLLILFLSLLYHPTSLLVLAVLVVFWIFLYFLRDEPLVVFGHQIDDRTVMICLSVLTIGMLLFTHATANILGAVLTALVLVVIHAAVRRSDNLYLGEDAAAVTEASGLTSYP; encoded by the coding sequence ATGACGAACTACGGCTCGATCCCGACGTCGTCTCATCCATCTCCGCCGATCGATCTCGAGTACATCTCACGCGCCAAGCACCGCATCAAAGCAGGTCTCGCCACGCGCCGGCCATGGAAAACGATGTTCGATCTCCAATCGATGAACCTCCCGCACGGCTTCTTCGACGCGATCTCGAGGATCAAGACGAACCTCGTCTACTTCAGAGCCAACTACGCTGTCGTCGTCCTCTTGATCCTCTTCCTAAGCCTTCTCTACCACCCGACGTCGCTCCTCGTCTTGGCCGTCCTGGTCGTGTTCTGGATCTTCCTCTACTTCCTCCGCGACGAGCCTCTCGTGGTCTTCGGTCACCAGATCGATGATCGGACGGTCATGATCTGCTTATCGGTTTTGACGATTGGTATGCTTTTGTTCACGCACGCGACGGCGAATATTCTCGGGGCGGTGTTGACGGCTCTAGTGTTGGTTGTGATCCACGCAGCGGTTAGGAGGAGCGATAATTTGTATCTTGGTGAGGATGCTGCGGCCGTGACTGAAGCTTCAGGGCTGACGTCATATCCATAA
- the LOC108805770 gene encoding uncharacterized protein LOC108805770, which produces MASSSSSKVCRLSSKIHSLTQRLRKTNVHVSSIPSPIKSSLPTPPRIINPSFRVPVELSSCVSLFPLHSAIASSRLVSSLSAESMSWGLVPQGISMPL; this is translated from the exons ATggcgtcttcttcttcttcgaaaGTGTGCAGATTATCATCGAAGATACACTCTTTAACCCAGAGGCTAAGGAAGACGAATGTCCACGTCTCCTCCATACCCTCTCCCATTAAATCTTCATTACCCACTCCCCCTCGTATCATCAATCCTTCTTTTAG AGTACCAGTGGAGCTGAGTAGCTGTGTATCACTGTTTCCACTACACAGTGCTATTGCATCCTCCAGATTAGTGTCAAGTCTCTCTGCTGAATCCATGAGCTGGGGTTTAGTTCCTCAAG GTATTTCAATGCCTTTATAA
- the LOC108835397 gene encoding dirigent protein 20-like gives MAKLIFFIFLQILLLSVVSSTGDDGENFARTIDRKLLGLHRKEKLTHFKVYWHDILSGPNPTSIMIQPPVTNSTTYFGGITMIDNALTAKVPTNSTLVGQAQGFYAGAAQKELGFLMAMNFVFKTGKYNGSTITILGRNTPFSEVREMPIVGGSGLFRFARGYVEARTKWFNLKNGDATVEYICYVLHY, from the coding sequence aTGGCTAAGCTCattttcttcatctttctcCAAATCCTCCTTCTGTCCGTCGTTTCTTCCACTGGAGATGATGGAGAAAACTTTGCAAGAACCATAGATAGGAAACTTCTCGGTCTTCACAGGAAAGAGAAGCTAACACATTTCAAAGTCTATTGGCACGACATCTTAAGCGGTCCAAACCCAACCTCCATTATGATCCAGCCACCGGTTACAAACTCTACTACCTACTTTGGAGGAATCACTATGATCGACAACGCGTTGACTGCGAAAGTCCCGACGAACTCCACGTTAGTTGGCCAGGCCCAAGGGTTTTACGCTGGAGCGGCCCAAAAAGAGTTAGGTTTTTTAATGGCGATGAACTTTGTTTTTAAGACAGGGAAGTACAACGGAAGCACGATCACGATTCTTGGTCGGAACACCCCATTTTCGGAGGTCAGAGAAATGCCGATCGTTGGAGGAAGTGGGCTTTTCAGATTTGCTAGAGGCTATGTCGAGGCTCGGACAAAGTGGTTTAATCTCAAGAACGGTGATGCTACTGTTGAGTATATTTGTTATGTTCTGCATTATTGA
- the LOC108808623 gene encoding non-specific lipid transfer protein GPI-anchored 6 has protein sequence MEQSTRALIITIVITSMLVGFGRSDLNQDREECTNQLVVLSPCLTYVGGNAKAPTKDCCGGFGQVITKSQKCVCILIKDKDDPNLGLKFNATLAAHLPTACHITAPNITKCISLLHLSPNSTLAREFESLGRIEASANSVPPSQNVKDGTEGAKAESVKSDGEKKKKSWLAVELLMFALFSHLLFVISSFTPSSFI, from the exons ATGGAGCAATCAACGAGAGCCCTAATCATAACCATCGTGATAACCTCCATGTTGGTAGGGTTTGGAAGATCAGATCTGAATCAAGACAGAGAAGAGTGTACGAACCAGCTGGTAGTACTTTCACCGTGTCTCACCTACGTGGGTGGAAACGCAAAAGCTCCAACAAAAGATTGTTGTGGAGGTTTTGGTCAGGTTATAACAAAGAGTCAGAAGTGTGTTTGCATATTGATCAAAGACAAAGATGATCCTAATCTTGGCCTCAAGTTTAATGCAACCCTAGCAGCTCATCTCCCCACCGCTTGTCATATAACGGCTCCTAACATCACCAAGTGTATTT CGCTTCTGCATTTATCTCCAAACTCGACATTGGCTAGAGAGTTTGAGAGCTTAGGAAGGATTGAAGCAAGCGCCAACTCCGTACCTCCTTCGCAAAATGTTAAAG ATGGGACAGAAGGAGCAAAAGCTGAATCAGTGAAGAGTGAtggagagaagaaaaagaagagttgGTTGGCCGTTGAGCTTTTAATGTTTGCTCTtttctctcatcttctttttgttATCTCTTCTTTTACTCCTTCCTCCTTTATTTAA